Proteins co-encoded in one Kribbella solani genomic window:
- a CDS encoding carbohydrate kinase family protein translates to MPDTTYDPLAGLRGPGTPDFDVFLWGTVFLDIIFTGLADRPTGGTEVWADGMGSSPGGTANLAIAASRLGLRTSLAAAFGDDNYADFCWRTLSEQEHVDLSRSRRFDNWHSPVTMSVAYDGDRSMVTHGHPSPLPATELIGQPPRTGAVIVDLGDIEPLGDPSRSTWVDLARKDGGLVFADVGWDPTGTWSPQVLAQLDHCDAFLPNAGEAMAYTRTGSPQDALYALADRVPLAIVTDGAAGAMGIDAKTGEEARVPALRVPALDPTGAGDVFGAGLVLGTLAGWALADRLAFATLCSALAVQQFGGSLAAPGWGDIADWWQDLRTSGDQSSYTRSLRRRYEFLDEIVPSVPVGAVRRAVATIARNADVTNN, encoded by the coding sequence ATGCCTGATACGACCTACGACCCGCTCGCTGGTCTGCGCGGCCCCGGGACACCCGACTTCGACGTCTTCCTGTGGGGCACGGTCTTTCTCGACATCATCTTCACCGGGCTCGCCGACCGTCCCACCGGCGGCACCGAGGTGTGGGCGGACGGGATGGGCTCGTCACCGGGCGGCACCGCGAACCTGGCGATCGCGGCCTCCCGCCTCGGCCTGCGGACCTCGCTCGCGGCCGCGTTCGGTGACGACAACTACGCGGACTTCTGCTGGCGCACCCTGTCCGAGCAGGAGCACGTCGACCTCAGCCGGTCCCGCCGGTTCGACAACTGGCACTCGCCGGTGACCATGTCGGTCGCCTACGACGGTGACCGCAGCATGGTCACGCACGGGCACCCGTCACCACTGCCGGCCACCGAACTGATCGGGCAGCCGCCGCGGACCGGGGCGGTGATCGTCGACCTCGGCGACATCGAGCCGCTCGGCGACCCGTCCCGGTCGACCTGGGTCGACCTGGCCCGCAAGGACGGCGGCCTGGTGTTCGCCGACGTCGGCTGGGACCCGACCGGGACCTGGTCACCGCAAGTACTTGCCCAGCTCGACCACTGTGACGCCTTCCTGCCGAACGCGGGCGAGGCGATGGCGTACACCCGGACCGGGTCGCCACAGGACGCGCTGTACGCGCTGGCCGACCGGGTCCCGCTGGCGATCGTCACCGACGGCGCGGCCGGTGCCATGGGCATCGACGCGAAGACCGGTGAGGAAGCCCGGGTGCCGGCCCTGCGGGTACCGGCGCTGGACCCGACCGGAGCCGGTGACGTGTTCGGCGCCGGCCTGGTTCTCGGTACGCTCGCGGGCTGGGCGCTGGCCGATCGGCTGGCCTTCGCCACCCTCTGCTCGGCCCTCGCGGTCCAGCAGTTCGGTGGCTCACTCGCCGCCCCCGGCTGGGGCGACATCGCCGACTGGTGGCAGGATCTGCGGACCAGCGGTGATCAGAGCAGCTACACCCGATCGCTGCGCCGCAGGTATGAGTTTCTGGACGAAATCGTCCCAAGTGTGCCGGTCGGCGCCGTACGCCGGGCCGTGGCGACCATCGCCCGGAACGCCGACGTCACCAACAACTGA
- a CDS encoding alpha-amylase family glycosyl hydrolase codes for MEVAGPAVTAADKALATPSLRADLTKERFYFLMADRFANGDKSNDAGGLTGDRLQTGLDPTDKGFYHGGDLAGVIQKLDYIKSLGTTSIWLTPSFKNRPVQGTGTDVSAGYHGYWITDFTQIDPHLGTNADMKRLIDLAHRKGMKVFFDIITNHTADVISYQSGNYGYVPKSTSPYKDAAGNVFDDKQYAAGDTFPPLDKNSSFPNVPVFRMPADASVKVPAWLNDATQYHNRGDSTFAGESAEYGDFVGLDDLFTEQPKVRDGLIDVYRTWAEFGIDGFRIDTVKHVNLEFWQKFSPAVLAAARASGTKKFFMFGEVYDANPQFMSTYTTKGNLQATLDFGFQQNAVAYAKGDPGTKLRDLYANDDYYTDTDSNAYQLPTFLGNHDMGRVGTFLKQSGASGKELLARDELAHSLMYLTRGQPVIYYGDEQGFTGAGGDKDARQDMFATKTADYADDEVVDGTGTTTIGSKDRYDVNAPLYKHIAALARLRSKYPALSDGRQVHRYSSNSNGLYAFSRLGSDNVEYLVVANNSKTAANATVATYGPRTWLRPVYGGSTAVKTDREGRVLVSQPPLSVTVYQAQKKVPARSKAPAVYMSSPELGATVSGRAEIAAAVPENTPATVTFGYRPVGTKEWKRLGSDDSAPYRVFQDVSGLPKGTQLEYRAVLRDASGNYSASSSYGVVGDAPPPGGGGNTGLVVQPANVSVPGDHNSEMGCAADWSPDCSQAQLTLDPKDKVWKGTYTLPAGEHAYKAAINKSWDENYGAGGTLNGANISYTAPNGPVTFYYEHGRHFATSNAQGPIITVPGSFQSELGCPTDWDPSCMRPWLTDEDGDGTYTWSTSELGAGSYEAKVAHNLSWDESYPAANVPVTVPRDGLIVTFSYVLATHQFTVTTAKPGAQPDLGQAKAQWVSRDTLLVPAVDHPERFRWRLHWSATGALKIDADDIGGASIGLRYDPREVRPGYTTLRLSHLGALHGVRLGTAQLGLAQYDDTGRLLDATGVQRGG; via the coding sequence GTGGAGGTGGCTGGTCCGGCGGTTACCGCGGCGGACAAGGCGCTCGCGACGCCGAGCCTGCGCGCCGATCTGACCAAGGAGCGGTTCTACTTCCTGATGGCGGATCGGTTCGCCAACGGTGACAAGTCCAACGACGCGGGCGGACTGACCGGTGACCGGCTGCAGACCGGGCTGGACCCGACCGACAAAGGCTTCTACCACGGCGGTGACCTGGCCGGGGTGATCCAGAAACTCGACTACATCAAGTCGCTGGGTACTACCTCCATCTGGCTCACGCCGTCGTTCAAGAACCGGCCGGTCCAGGGCACTGGCACGGACGTCAGCGCCGGGTACCACGGGTACTGGATCACCGACTTCACCCAGATCGATCCGCATCTCGGTACGAACGCGGACATGAAGCGGCTGATCGACCTGGCGCATCGCAAAGGGATGAAGGTCTTCTTCGACATCATCACCAACCACACCGCGGACGTGATCTCGTACCAGTCCGGCAACTACGGGTACGTCCCGAAGTCCACCAGCCCGTACAAAGATGCGGCCGGCAACGTGTTCGACGACAAGCAGTACGCCGCCGGTGACACGTTTCCGCCGCTGGACAAGAACAGCTCGTTCCCGAACGTACCCGTCTTCCGGATGCCCGCCGACGCTTCGGTGAAGGTGCCGGCGTGGCTGAACGATGCGACCCAGTACCACAACCGCGGCGACTCGACGTTCGCCGGTGAGAGCGCCGAGTACGGCGACTTCGTCGGGCTGGACGACCTGTTCACCGAGCAGCCGAAGGTCCGCGACGGGCTGATCGACGTGTACAGGACCTGGGCCGAGTTCGGTATCGACGGGTTCCGGATCGACACCGTCAAGCATGTGAACCTCGAGTTCTGGCAGAAGTTCTCACCGGCGGTGCTGGCGGCCGCGCGGGCCTCGGGTACGAAGAAGTTCTTCATGTTCGGCGAGGTGTACGACGCGAATCCACAGTTCATGTCGACGTACACGACCAAGGGAAACCTGCAGGCGACGCTCGACTTCGGGTTCCAGCAGAACGCGGTCGCGTACGCGAAGGGCGATCCGGGTACGAAGCTGCGCGACCTGTACGCGAACGACGACTACTACACGGACACCGACTCGAACGCGTACCAGCTGCCCACTTTCCTTGGTAACCACGACATGGGCCGAGTCGGTACGTTCCTGAAGCAGAGCGGGGCGTCCGGCAAGGAGCTGCTCGCGCGGGACGAGCTGGCGCACTCACTGATGTACCTGACTCGCGGCCAGCCGGTCATCTACTACGGGGATGAGCAGGGCTTCACAGGCGCGGGCGGTGACAAGGACGCGCGGCAGGACATGTTCGCGACCAAGACAGCCGACTACGCGGACGACGAGGTTGTAGACGGTACTGGCACTACCACGATCGGCAGCAAGGACCGGTACGACGTCAATGCGCCGCTGTACAAGCACATCGCCGCGTTGGCTCGGTTGCGGTCGAAGTACCCGGCACTGTCCGATGGGCGGCAGGTGCACCGGTACTCGTCGAACAGCAACGGGCTCTATGCGTTCAGTCGGCTTGGCAGCGACAACGTCGAGTACCTAGTAGTGGCAAACAATTCGAAGACGGCTGCTAATGCGACTGTGGCGACGTACGGACCGCGCACCTGGCTGCGGCCGGTCTATGGCGGCTCCACCGCTGTTAAGACGGACCGCGAGGGACGGGTCCTCGTCAGCCAGCCGCCGCTGTCCGTCACCGTGTACCAGGCGCAGAAGAAGGTGCCAGCGCGCTCCAAGGCACCAGCTGTTTACATGAGCTCGCCGGAGCTGGGTGCGACCGTCAGTGGGCGCGCTGAGATCGCCGCGGCTGTTCCGGAGAACACTCCGGCCACTGTGACCTTCGGCTACCGCCCAGTGGGTACCAAGGAGTGGAAGCGGCTCGGTTCGGATGACAGTGCGCCGTACCGGGTGTTCCAGGACGTATCCGGGCTGCCCAAGGGCACGCAGCTTGAGTACCGCGCCGTACTACGTGATGCCTCGGGCAACTACTCCGCATCCAGCTCGTACGGGGTCGTGGGTGACGCGCCGCCACCTGGCGGGGGTGGGAACACCGGACTGGTCGTGCAGCCGGCCAACGTGTCAGTACCGGGCGACCACAACAGTGAGATGGGCTGTGCGGCTGACTGGTCGCCGGACTGCTCTCAGGCGCAGCTGACACTCGACCCTAAGGACAAGGTGTGGAAGGGGACGTACACACTCCCGGCGGGTGAGCATGCCTACAAGGCGGCGATCAACAAGAGCTGGGACGAGAACTATGGTGCCGGCGGTACGTTGAACGGCGCCAACATCTCGTACACCGCACCGAATGGGCCCGTCACCTTCTACTACGAGCACGGGCGGCACTTCGCCACGTCCAACGCGCAAGGGCCGATCATCACGGTGCCCGGGTCGTTCCAGTCCGAGCTGGGCTGCCCTACTGACTGGGACCCGTCCTGTATGCGCCCCTGGTTGACCGACGAGGACGGCGACGGGACGTACACCTGGTCGACGAGTGAGTTGGGCGCGGGCAGCTACGAAGCGAAGGTCGCACACAACCTGTCGTGGGACGAGAGCTACCCGGCCGCCAACGTACCGGTGACAGTGCCGCGCGACGGGTTGATCGTCACGTTCTCGTACGTGCTGGCGACGCACCAGTTCACGGTAACCACCGCCAAGCCCGGCGCGCAGCCGGACCTTGGCCAGGCGAAGGCACAGTGGGTCAGCCGGGACACTCTGCTCGTACCGGCCGTCGACCACCCGGAGCGGTTCCGGTGGCGGCTGCACTGGTCGGCGACTGGCGCGCTGAAGATCGATGCGGATGACATCGGCGGGGCGTCGATCGGGCTGCGGTACGACCCGCGCGAGGTACGTCCTGGGTACACGACGCTCCGCCTGTCGCACTTGGGGGCGTTGCATGGCGTGCGGTTGGGGACGGCGCAGTTGGGTCTGGCCCAGTACGACGACACCGGCCGGCTGCTGGACGCGACCGGAGTTCAGCGCGGGGGTTGA
- a CDS encoding 6-phospho-beta-glucosidase: MKLAILGGGGFRVPLVYGAVMRDRGGQRVDQVCLYDVVPERLEAIGEVLRQLAAEQPDAPKVEVTTDLDVALDGADFIFSAIRVGGLPGRTADERVALDLGLLGQETTGPGGLAYGLRTVPAAMHVAERVAAICPQAWVINFTNPAGMITEAMQRVLGNRVIGICDSPIGLGRRAAHALGHDPDRASLGYVGLNHLGWLNELGYDGRDVLPDLIANDALLGTIEEGRLFGAEWIQTLGSIPNEYLYYYYFTRDAVASIRGSAETRGEFLLNQQRAFYDAVAADPASALGRWRAVREERDSTYMKETREASEARDAADVAGGGYEGVAVAIMAAIARNERSTMILNVRNGSTVPGLPADAVVEVPCTVDADGPHPLATSPLAGHQLGLVQQVKAVEQLTITAALEHSPRLALEALALHPLVDSVTTARTLLSNYRSRHADLDELLR, translated from the coding sequence ATGAAGCTGGCGATCCTCGGTGGCGGAGGCTTTCGGGTTCCGCTCGTGTACGGGGCGGTGATGCGTGACCGGGGTGGCCAACGAGTCGATCAGGTCTGCCTGTACGACGTCGTGCCGGAACGGCTCGAGGCGATCGGTGAGGTACTGCGGCAACTGGCCGCGGAGCAGCCGGACGCGCCGAAGGTCGAGGTGACCACCGACCTGGATGTCGCGCTGGACGGCGCCGACTTCATCTTCTCCGCGATCCGGGTCGGCGGGTTGCCGGGCCGGACGGCGGACGAGCGGGTCGCGCTCGATCTCGGGCTGCTCGGTCAGGAAACCACCGGCCCGGGCGGACTCGCGTACGGGCTGCGTACCGTACCGGCCGCGATGCACGTCGCGGAGCGGGTCGCGGCGATCTGCCCGCAGGCGTGGGTGATCAACTTCACCAACCCGGCCGGCATGATCACCGAGGCCATGCAGCGCGTCCTCGGCAACCGGGTGATCGGGATCTGCGACTCCCCGATCGGCCTCGGCCGGCGCGCCGCGCACGCCCTCGGCCACGACCCCGACCGGGCCTCCCTGGGGTACGTCGGCCTGAACCACCTCGGCTGGCTGAACGAGCTCGGGTACGACGGCCGCGACGTACTTCCGGACCTGATCGCGAACGATGCGCTGCTCGGCACGATCGAGGAAGGCCGGCTGTTCGGCGCCGAGTGGATTCAGACGCTTGGCAGCATCCCGAACGAGTACCTGTACTACTACTACTTCACCCGGGACGCGGTCGCGTCGATCCGGGGCAGCGCCGAGACCCGTGGTGAGTTCCTGCTGAATCAGCAGCGCGCGTTCTACGACGCGGTCGCGGCCGATCCGGCGTCGGCGCTGGGCCGCTGGCGCGCGGTCCGCGAAGAGCGCGATTCGACGTACATGAAGGAGACCCGCGAGGCCTCCGAGGCTCGCGACGCGGCGGACGTGGCCGGCGGCGGGTACGAAGGGGTGGCGGTCGCGATCATGGCGGCGATCGCGCGGAACGAGCGCAGCACGATGATCCTGAACGTACGCAACGGCAGCACTGTCCCTGGCTTGCCGGCGGACGCGGTGGTCGAGGTGCCGTGCACAGTGGACGCGGACGGCCCGCATCCGCTCGCGACTTCGCCGCTGGCTGGTCATCAGCTCGGGCTGGTGCAGCAGGTGAAGGCCGTTGAGCAGCTGACCATCACGGCTGCGCTGGAGCACTCCCCCCGGTTGGCACTGGAGGCGTTGGCGCTGCATCCGCTCGTTGACTCGGTTACTACCGCGCGCACACTGCTCAGCAACTACCGGAGTCGCCACGCTGATCTGGACGAGCTGTTGCGGTAA
- a CDS encoding DeoR family transcriptional regulator: protein MRHQRQLEIVQRLRTDGATSVEELAQLLGVSSATIRRDLQQLDESGQITRVHGGAIVPAGDSEDADRDYPFASVAADATPEKRQVARLAATLVQDGDVVLLDVGTTTQLLAEELRTRPVTVMTTSLAVLDVLRDDPVVELILLGGWVRRAYHSLVGVLTEDALRQVHADVAFLGASGVRRDGYVLDTTTIEVPVKRAVIEASDKTVLLADRNKFPGNGKLKVCGADDLDVLVTNPGADPATLQNCIDHGVEVLTI from the coding sequence GTGCGACACCAGCGGCAACTCGAGATCGTGCAGCGGCTGCGGACCGATGGCGCCACTTCGGTGGAGGAGCTGGCCCAGCTGCTCGGGGTCAGTTCGGCGACCATCCGCCGCGACCTGCAACAGCTGGACGAGTCCGGTCAGATCACTCGCGTGCACGGGGGCGCGATCGTTCCGGCCGGCGACTCCGAGGACGCCGACCGGGACTACCCGTTCGCCTCGGTGGCCGCGGACGCGACCCCCGAGAAGCGGCAGGTGGCCCGGCTGGCGGCGACGCTGGTCCAGGACGGTGACGTGGTGCTGCTGGACGTCGGCACCACCACCCAGTTGCTGGCCGAGGAGTTGCGTACGCGGCCGGTGACCGTGATGACGACGAGTCTCGCGGTCCTGGACGTACTGCGTGACGATCCGGTGGTGGAGCTGATCCTGCTCGGCGGCTGGGTCCGCCGGGCGTACCACTCGCTGGTCGGCGTACTGACCGAGGATGCACTCCGCCAGGTCCACGCGGACGTGGCGTTCCTCGGTGCCAGCGGCGTCCGGCGGGACGGTTACGTGCTCGACACCACCACCATCGAGGTACCGGTGAAACGAGCCGTGATCGAGGCGTCCGACAAGACCGTCCTGCTCGCCGACCGGAACAAGTTCCCCGGCAACGGCAAGCTCAAGGTCTGCGGCGCCGACGATCTCGACGTACTGGTGACAAACCCCGGGGCCGACCCGGCAACACTCCAGAACTGCATCGACCACGGCGTGGAGGTACTAACCATATGA
- a CDS encoding carbohydrate ABC transporter permease: MPGFAVYAAFLLYPLLRSVQLSFYDWDGLTLGKWAGFANYQEIISDAGLRSAFGHALVLMLFFAVIPVCVGLLLASILNRAKVRGLPFFRTVVFLPQVIAMVVVAVAWRRMYAPDGTINDLLHAIGLGSVARGWLGDYALALPAVGFIGSWFETGLVTVLLLAGMSRISGSLYEAARLDGAGPVQEFFAVTLPSVRGEIAVALTLTVIAALRTFDLVYVTTSGGPGNSTSVPSYEVYHRAFELGRVGSAAAIGVTLTVLILLISLVINKIGDREGSR, from the coding sequence TTGCCGGGGTTCGCCGTCTACGCGGCGTTCCTGCTCTACCCGCTGCTGCGCTCGGTCCAGCTGTCCTTCTACGACTGGGACGGACTGACGCTCGGCAAGTGGGCCGGGTTCGCCAACTACCAGGAGATCATCAGCGACGCCGGACTGCGGTCCGCGTTCGGGCACGCGCTCGTACTGATGCTGTTCTTCGCGGTGATCCCGGTCTGCGTCGGCCTGCTGCTGGCGTCGATCCTGAACCGGGCGAAGGTCCGCGGGCTGCCGTTCTTCCGGACGGTGGTCTTCCTGCCGCAGGTGATCGCGATGGTTGTCGTCGCGGTCGCCTGGCGGCGGATGTACGCGCCGGACGGCACCATCAACGACCTGCTGCACGCGATCGGCCTGGGTTCGGTCGCGCGCGGCTGGCTCGGTGACTACGCGCTGGCGCTGCCGGCGGTCGGGTTCATCGGGTCCTGGTTCGAGACCGGTCTGGTCACCGTGCTGTTGCTGGCCGGGATGAGCCGGATCAGCGGGAGCCTCTACGAGGCGGCCCGGCTGGACGGCGCCGGCCCGGTGCAGGAGTTCTTCGCGGTGACGCTGCCGTCGGTCCGCGGTGAGATCGCGGTCGCGCTGACGCTGACCGTGATCGCCGCGCTGCGGACCTTCGACCTGGTGTACGTGACCACCAGCGGCGGACCGGGCAATTCGACGTCGGTGCCCTCGTACGAGGTGTACCACCGGGCCTTCGAGCTCGGCCGGGTCGGCTCGGCCGCGGCCATCGGCGTCACCCTGACCGTCCTGATCCTGCTCATCTCGCTGGTCATCAACAAGATCGGCGACCGGGAGGGGAGTCGATGA
- a CDS encoding carbohydrate ABC transporter permease: MISRTEKAANYVILLAFAAFALGPIVTVVLAALGPNDAGDTSGFGNFAEAWKIGHFGTYLRMSLAVSVSVVVISVLLSVLAGFAFGTMRFRGSGILFYLFLLGIMMPSEAIVVPLYFDLRTLGLTDTYWAVALPQVAQSVAFGTFWMRTFFRAGGRDLVEAARLDGASTRRMLWQIQVPLARPAIVTMIVLVFMWTWNEFLIPLVMVTNESLRTAPLGLAFFQGQYSQGFTLLAAGAVIVATPVVILYLFLQRHFIAGMLEGAVRE, from the coding sequence ATGATCTCGCGTACGGAGAAGGCGGCGAACTACGTCATCCTGCTGGCCTTCGCCGCCTTCGCGCTCGGACCGATCGTGACCGTCGTGCTGGCGGCGCTCGGACCGAACGACGCCGGTGACACGTCCGGCTTCGGCAACTTCGCCGAGGCCTGGAAGATCGGCCACTTCGGCACCTACCTGCGGATGAGTCTCGCGGTGTCGGTGTCGGTCGTGGTGATCAGCGTGCTGCTGTCGGTACTGGCCGGGTTCGCCTTCGGCACCATGCGGTTCCGCGGCTCCGGCATCCTGTTCTACCTGTTCCTGCTCGGCATCATGATGCCCAGCGAGGCGATCGTGGTGCCGCTGTACTTCGATCTGCGGACGCTCGGGCTGACCGACACGTACTGGGCGGTCGCGCTTCCGCAGGTCGCGCAGTCCGTTGCCTTCGGCACCTTCTGGATGCGGACCTTCTTCCGGGCCGGCGGCCGCGACCTGGTCGAGGCGGCCCGGCTGGACGGCGCGTCCACCCGGCGGATGCTCTGGCAGATCCAGGTCCCGCTGGCCCGGCCGGCCATCGTCACGATGATCGTGCTGGTGTTCATGTGGACCTGGAACGAGTTCCTGATCCCGCTGGTGATGGTCACCAACGAGAGCCTGCGGACCGCGCCGCTCGGTCTGGCCTTCTTCCAGGGCCAGTACAGCCAGGGGTTCACCCTGCTCGCGGCCGGCGCGGTGATCGTCGCGACGCCGGTCGTGATCCTTTATCTCTTCCTGCAGCGCCATTTCATCGCGGGCATGCTCGAGGGCGCGGTCAGGGAGTAG
- a CDS encoding extracellular solute-binding protein, with product MSRNPRLGIVAAVGLLGLVSTVACTPGAENSAPSSQATPSSVQTDAAKLGDVNLVVWDQEVRGGQAAQMKQLNDAFQAKYPNIKLKRVSRSFDDLKTTLRLALSGNEPPDVVQANNGRSDMGAFVKANQLVPLDPYAKAYNWDQRYPQSVRQYSQYTPDGKTFGQGNLYGMPQVGEVVGIFYSKKKLAEAGVQQPKTWDEFQSSLATLKAKGDAPLVLGNLEKWPAIHVFGTVQGRTTPADTIKQLGFGRKGASWTTDENKKAAQTLTDWVGKGYFNAGFNGQDYDPAWQAFSKGKGTYLIGGTWLAEDLGKAMGDDVGFMLPPGTAADAAPIATGGTGLPFSITTKSKNPDAAAAYLNFITSADAMNILTKTGNLPVADTAKQEVSGSLQKDVFAAFGKVVEADGLVPYLDYATPTMPDTIGAALQDLLGGKATPDQFAERLEKDYGAFSQANG from the coding sequence ATGTCACGCAATCCCCGGCTCGGGATCGTCGCGGCTGTCGGCCTGCTCGGCCTGGTCAGCACGGTTGCCTGTACACCCGGGGCCGAGAACTCGGCCCCGTCGTCACAGGCGACCCCGTCATCCGTACAGACCGACGCGGCCAAGCTCGGCGACGTCAACCTGGTGGTCTGGGACCAAGAGGTCCGTGGCGGCCAGGCAGCGCAGATGAAGCAGCTGAACGACGCGTTCCAGGCGAAGTACCCGAACATCAAGCTGAAGCGGGTGTCGCGGTCGTTCGACGACCTGAAGACCACGCTGCGGCTGGCGCTGAGCGGCAACGAGCCGCCGGACGTAGTCCAGGCGAACAACGGCCGCTCGGACATGGGCGCGTTCGTCAAGGCGAACCAGCTCGTGCCGCTGGACCCGTACGCGAAGGCGTACAACTGGGATCAGCGTTACCCGCAGTCGGTTCGGCAGTACTCGCAGTACACGCCGGACGGGAAGACGTTTGGCCAGGGCAACCTTTACGGCATGCCGCAGGTCGGCGAGGTCGTGGGCATCTTCTACAGCAAGAAGAAGCTCGCCGAGGCCGGGGTGCAGCAGCCGAAGACCTGGGACGAGTTCCAGTCGTCGCTGGCCACGCTGAAGGCGAAGGGTGACGCGCCGCTGGTGCTCGGCAACCTGGAGAAGTGGCCGGCCATCCACGTCTTCGGTACGGTCCAGGGCCGCACCACGCCCGCGGACACGATCAAGCAGCTCGGCTTCGGCCGCAAGGGCGCGTCCTGGACGACCGACGAGAACAAGAAGGCCGCGCAGACGCTGACCGACTGGGTCGGCAAGGGCTACTTCAACGCCGGTTTCAACGGGCAGGACTACGACCCGGCGTGGCAGGCCTTCAGCAAGGGCAAGGGCACGTACCTGATCGGTGGCACCTGGCTGGCCGAGGACCTCGGCAAGGCGATGGGCGACGACGTCGGCTTCATGCTGCCGCCGGGTACCGCCGCCGACGCCGCGCCGATCGCCACCGGCGGTACCGGGCTGCCGTTCTCGATCACCACGAAGAGCAAGAACCCGGACGCGGCCGCCGCGTACCTGAACTTCATCACCAGCGCGGACGCGATGAACATCCTGACCAAGACCGGCAACCTGCCGGTGGCCGACACGGCCAAGCAGGAAGTCAGCGGGTCGCTGCAGAAGGACGTGTTCGCGGCGTTCGGCAAGGTGGTCGAGGCGGACGGACTGGTTCCGTACCTCGACTACGCGACGCCGACGATGCCGGACACGATCGGTGCGGCCCTGCAGGACCTGCTGGGTGGCAAGGCCACCCCGGACCAGTTCGCCGAGCGGCTAGAGAAGGACTATGGCGCGTTCTCACAAGCCAACGGGTAG